One genomic window of Moorella glycerini includes the following:
- a CDS encoding GerMN domain-containing protein: MRAGRCLAVAVSLLLVVALASGCGLTDRLTGKSRSQVQVQLPPPETSTPATGAEVKKENTKTTQVVLYFSDPTGNYLVAEKRTIPLVEGIARATIEELIKGPGPGSQLLPTIPKGTVLKDINIRPDGLARVDFSKELVANHSGGSLGESLTVFSIVNTLTQFPTVKQVQFLVDGQYVKTIAGHVDVSAAMSRNESLIKKEAQ; the protein is encoded by the coding sequence TTGCGGGCAGGCAGGTGCTTAGCAGTTGCAGTGAGCTTGTTGCTTGTAGTTGCTCTGGCGAGCGGGTGCGGTTTAACAGACAGGTTGACAGGCAAGTCACGGTCCCAGGTCCAGGTCCAGTTGCCGCCGCCGGAAACCAGCACACCGGCAACCGGGGCCGAGGTAAAGAAAGAAAACACCAAAACTACCCAGGTTGTCCTCTATTTCAGCGACCCTACCGGGAATTACCTGGTGGCCGAGAAACGCACCATCCCGCTGGTAGAGGGTATTGCCCGGGCAACCATTGAGGAACTGATTAAAGGCCCGGGACCGGGTTCGCAGCTCCTGCCGACTATTCCCAAGGGGACGGTCCTGAAAGATATCAACATTCGCCCCGACGGATTGGCCAGGGTAGATTTCAGCAAGGAACTGGTGGCCAACCACAGCGGCGGCTCCCTGGGAGAAAGTTTAACCGTCTTTTCTATCGTCAATACCCTGACCCAGTTTCCAACGGTCAAGCAGGTCCAGTTCCTGGTGGACGGCCAGTATGTTAAAACCATTGCCGGCCATGTCGATGTCTCGGCAGCCATGAGCCGTAATGAAAGCCTGATCAAAAAGGAAGCCCAGTAA
- a CDS encoding SpoVR family protein, with product MEQEFKALAKAIEAIHNQARKFGLDFFPMRFELCPADVIYAFGAYGMPTRFTHWTFGKHFYKMKLQYDFNLSRIYELVINSDPCYAFLLEGNELIQNKLVIAHVFAHSDFFKNNIHFAPTSRQMVETMAVHAAKIREYEFKYGHREVEIFLDAALSIQEHIEPPTIFPVAEEEGEKEKGPSRPRETPYDDLWALDGKPKEQPRERTRKIPPRPTKDMLAFIMNNSPELEDWQRDILAIVREEMRYFWPQMETKIINEGWATYWHARIMRELDLTEEETIEFAHLHASVTQPGKMHINPYYVGSKIFEDIEKRWDSPSQEDRERYGRQGGEGRAKIFEVRTCENDISFLRNYLTRELVEELDLFLYQKVGAEWVVVENDWEKVRDGLVGRLTNCGFPYIVVEDGDYQRRGELYLKHCYEDLELDVPYLEKTLPYIYLLWGRPVHLETVIDGKTAVFSYDGKKNSRR from the coding sequence GTGGAACAAGAATTTAAAGCCCTTGCTAAAGCCATCGAAGCTATCCACAACCAGGCCAGGAAATTTGGCCTGGACTTTTTTCCCATGCGTTTTGAACTCTGCCCGGCCGATGTGATTTATGCCTTTGGTGCCTACGGTATGCCGACCAGGTTCACCCATTGGACTTTTGGCAAACACTTCTATAAGATGAAGCTCCAGTATGACTTCAACCTCAGCCGCATCTATGAACTGGTTATCAACTCCGACCCCTGCTATGCCTTTTTACTGGAGGGTAACGAACTGATCCAGAATAAGCTGGTTATTGCCCACGTCTTTGCCCACAGTGACTTTTTTAAGAATAATATCCACTTTGCCCCGACCTCTCGCCAGATGGTGGAAACCATGGCCGTCCATGCTGCTAAAATCAGGGAGTATGAGTTTAAATACGGCCACCGGGAAGTGGAGATTTTCCTCGACGCCGCCCTGTCCATCCAGGAACATATCGAGCCCCCCACCATCTTTCCGGTAGCGGAAGAGGAGGGGGAGAAGGAAAAGGGGCCTTCCCGCCCTCGGGAGACACCCTATGATGATCTGTGGGCCCTGGATGGCAAACCGAAGGAACAGCCCAGGGAACGTACCCGGAAAATACCACCGCGGCCAACCAAGGATATGCTGGCCTTCATCATGAACAACAGCCCCGAACTGGAGGACTGGCAGCGGGATATCCTGGCTATAGTCCGGGAAGAAATGCGGTATTTCTGGCCCCAGATGGAGACTAAGATTATTAACGAAGGCTGGGCCACCTACTGGCACGCCCGCATTATGCGGGAACTGGATTTAACAGAAGAAGAAACCATCGAATTTGCCCATCTCCATGCCAGCGTTACCCAGCCGGGTAAAATGCACATCAATCCTTATTATGTGGGAAGCAAGATCTTTGAGGACATTGAGAAGCGCTGGGATAGTCCCAGCCAGGAAGACCGGGAACGCTACGGCCGCCAGGGCGGTGAGGGCCGGGCTAAAATCTTTGAGGTCCGTACCTGTGAAAACGATATCTCCTTCCTGCGCAACTACCTGACCAGGGAACTGGTGGAAGAGCTGGACCTCTTTCTTTACCAGAAGGTAGGAGCAGAATGGGTAGTCGTGGAGAACGACTGGGAAAAAGTGCGGGATGGCCTGGTCGGCCGCCTCACCAACTGCGGTTTTCCCTATATCGTCGTTGAGGATGGCGACTACCAGCGCCGGGGCGAGCTCTACCTCAAGCATTGCTATGAAGATCTGGAGCTGGATGTCCCTTACCTGGAAAAGACCCTGCCCTACATTTACCTTTTGTGGGGCCGGCCGGTCCACCTGGAAACCGTCATTGACGGCAAGACGGCTGTTTTTAGCTATGACGGCAAGAAAAATAGCCGCCGCTAA
- a CDS encoding N-acetylmuramoyl-L-alanine amidase, with amino-acid sequence MDRRISTGRTGFLLLLLVLMYILTLGIKALPAVASPGVTLILNGTRVDPAVPPYIDSNGRTMVPLRFVMEFMGARVDWVEDEQGIVIRRGATTLKMWIGSRRAYVNGQAFLLDTTPVLKGNTTMVPVRFISQAFGGQVEWDATSQTVRITLGTVSSAKQVRLTGSYVNIRSGPGLDYNIIDVLPLGTVLKLIEEITGWYRVQLNGGRQGWVAAAYAEPVYDNNDNNPQQGNNPPPAGNNPSGGTQPRGENPSSGDGQPPAGQPLGLAVIGSRPVAILAGPSPVEKQVDTAAAGSKLPIWQKKGDWWQVEMANGQRGWLASALAAFAPYEPPGGEPGGQQPGLRITGMTVAPAGDALQVTIKASGIFTYKTSRWENRLIVDVPGAVLAVPKGQETVEVNRSPLARVRLGQFTGDTVRIVFDLTGAARLRVKSADKSGTIFLIEKPSLNGSKIVIDPGHGTDTNGADPGAIGPTGVKEKDVNLAMAQKLAALLRSAGASVYLTRNGETCPYTLAGRAYYANDLGADLFISIHSNASYSPDASGTSTYFYAPPDTALGQQREERRRLAATIQAALVTATGRKDLGVLEANFSVLRNTDMPSVLVEAAFISNPTEEQLLNSPAFQARVAEGIFKGISAYFDGN; translated from the coding sequence ATGGACAGGCGCATATCGACCGGCCGGACAGGCTTTTTATTGTTACTGCTGGTGTTAATGTACATATTAACGCTGGGTATAAAGGCCCTGCCGGCCGTAGCCAGCCCCGGTGTTACCCTCATCCTCAACGGCACCCGCGTAGACCCGGCAGTACCGCCTTATATTGACAGCAATGGGCGCACCATGGTACCACTGCGCTTCGTTATGGAGTTTATGGGTGCCAGGGTTGACTGGGTAGAAGACGAACAGGGTATTGTCATACGCCGGGGGGCAACAACTTTAAAAATGTGGATTGGTAGCCGCCGGGCCTATGTAAATGGACAGGCCTTTCTGCTGGATACCACGCCGGTTTTAAAGGGTAACACGACCATGGTGCCGGTCCGTTTCATCTCCCAGGCCTTTGGCGGGCAGGTAGAATGGGATGCTACCTCCCAGACAGTCAGGATCACCCTGGGAACAGTTTCGAGTGCCAAGCAGGTGCGCCTGACGGGTAGCTATGTTAATATCCGCTCCGGCCCGGGGCTGGATTATAATATCATCGATGTCCTCCCCCTGGGGACGGTACTCAAGTTAATAGAAGAGATTACCGGGTGGTACCGGGTACAGTTAAATGGCGGCCGGCAGGGCTGGGTTGCAGCTGCCTATGCCGAGCCGGTCTATGATAATAACGATAATAACCCGCAGCAGGGCAACAACCCGCCCCCGGCCGGAAACAACCCCTCAGGCGGCACTCAACCTCGGGGGGAAAACCCGTCCTCTGGTGACGGCCAGCCGCCAGCCGGTCAACCCCTGGGCCTGGCGGTTATCGGCAGCCGGCCGGTAGCAATTTTGGCCGGCCCGAGCCCGGTGGAAAAACAGGTGGATACGGCCGCCGCCGGCAGCAAACTGCCTATCTGGCAGAAAAAGGGTGACTGGTGGCAGGTGGAAATGGCTAACGGCCAACGCGGCTGGCTGGCCAGCGCCCTGGCCGCCTTTGCGCCCTACGAACCGCCGGGAGGTGAGCCTGGTGGCCAACAGCCCGGCCTTCGCATTACCGGCATGACAGTAGCACCTGCAGGCGATGCCCTTCAGGTTACCATTAAAGCCAGCGGGATTTTTACTTATAAAACCTCCCGTTGGGAAAATCGCCTTATTGTCGACGTGCCCGGCGCCGTCCTGGCCGTACCGAAAGGGCAGGAAACGGTGGAGGTTAACCGTTCTCCCCTGGCCAGGGTCCGTTTGGGCCAGTTTACGGGGGACACTGTTCGCATCGTCTTTGATCTTACCGGGGCCGCCAGGCTGAGAGTCAAATCGGCTGACAAGAGCGGTACGATCTTTCTTATAGAGAAGCCATCACTTAATGGCAGTAAGATAGTCATTGATCCCGGTCACGGTACAGATACGAATGGCGCTGATCCTGGTGCCATTGGCCCTACCGGGGTTAAGGAAAAGGACGTCAACTTGGCTATGGCTCAGAAACTTGCCGCCCTGCTTCGCAGTGCGGGGGCCAGCGTTTACCTCACCCGCAATGGCGAGACCTGCCCCTATACCCTGGCGGGCCGGGCCTATTACGCCAATGATCTGGGTGCCGATCTTTTTATCAGCATCCACTCCAATGCTTCCTATAGCCCTGACGCTTCCGGCACGTCCACCTATTTCTATGCCCCGCCGGACACGGCTCTCGGGCAGCAAAGGGAAGAGCGCCGGCGCCTGGCTGCTACCATCCAGGCTGCCCTGGTAACAGCCACCGGGCGGAAAGACCTGGGTGTGCTGGAAGCCAATTTCTCGGTCTTACGCAATACCGACATGCCCTCGGTACTGGTAGAGGCAGCCTTTATTTCCAACCCCACCGAGGAACAGCTTTTGAATAGCCCGGCTTTCCAGGCCAGGGTAGCGGAGGGTATTTTTAAGGGGATCAGTGCCTACTTTGACGGTAATTAA
- the yhbH gene encoding sporulation protein YhbH, producing the protein MAVDIQYSLSREDWSLHRKGYLDQQRHQEKVREAIKKNLPQIITEESIIMGKGKKVVRVPIRSLAEYHFRFNYNQGRNIGQGSGGTQKGTVIGREAPEGAGKGPGAGDQPGVDYYEAEVTLEEVQEMLFQDLELPNLQEKKKPVLASPTYEFRDVRRKGLMGNLDKKRTLLENLKRNAMKGKLCIGGITPEDLRFKTWEEKMRYETSAVVLAMMDTSGSMGTYEKYIARTFFFWMVRFLRSKYQQVEIVFIAHHTQAREVTEAEFFAKGESGGTRCSSAYQLALEIIDKRYPPADYNIYPFHFTDGDNLPSDNEACLEAVRLLLPKINLLGYGEIVNPYYRTSTLMNVLKRIKDERLVTVAIKDKSEVYQALRQFFAGARGRESGGTRI; encoded by the coding sequence ATGGCCGTGGATATCCAGTATAGTCTGTCGCGGGAAGACTGGTCCCTGCACCGGAAAGGCTACCTGGACCAGCAGCGGCACCAGGAAAAGGTACGGGAAGCCATCAAAAAAAATCTACCCCAGATAATCACCGAAGAAAGCATCATCATGGGCAAGGGCAAAAAGGTGGTCCGGGTACCCATCAGGAGCCTGGCGGAGTACCACTTCCGCTTCAATTACAACCAGGGCCGGAACATTGGCCAGGGCAGCGGCGGTACCCAGAAGGGAACGGTCATCGGCCGCGAGGCCCCTGAGGGTGCCGGTAAAGGCCCGGGAGCGGGCGACCAGCCGGGAGTTGATTACTATGAAGCCGAGGTGACCCTGGAGGAAGTCCAGGAGATGCTTTTCCAGGATCTAGAACTCCCCAATCTCCAGGAGAAGAAAAAACCCGTCCTGGCTTCCCCCACCTATGAATTTCGCGACGTCCGCCGCAAAGGCCTCATGGGTAACCTGGATAAGAAACGCACCCTCCTGGAGAACCTCAAACGCAATGCCATGAAGGGCAAGCTCTGCATTGGCGGCATCACCCCGGAGGACCTGCGTTTTAAAACCTGGGAGGAAAAAATGCGCTATGAAACCAGTGCCGTGGTCCTGGCCATGATGGATACCTCCGGCAGCATGGGAACCTATGAGAAGTATATCGCCCGGACCTTCTTTTTCTGGATGGTGCGTTTCCTGCGCAGCAAGTACCAGCAGGTGGAAATTGTCTTCATTGCCCACCATACCCAGGCCAGGGAAGTAACCGAAGCAGAATTCTTTGCCAAGGGCGAAAGCGGCGGCACCCGCTGTTCTTCGGCCTACCAGCTGGCCCTGGAGATTATTGACAAGCGTTATCCCCCGGCCGATTATAATATCTACCCCTTTCATTTTACGGACGGCGATAATCTTCCCAGCGATAACGAGGCCTGCCTGGAAGCCGTCCGGCTGCTCTTGCCCAAAATCAATCTCCTGGGCTACGGGGAGATTGTTAACCCCTATTACCGGACCAGCACCCTGATGAACGTCCTGAAACGCATCAAGGATGAACGCCTGGTGACAGTGGCCATCAAGGATAAAAGCGAGGTCTACCAGGCATTACGGCAGTTTTTTGCTGGTGCAAGAGGGAGGGAATCAGGTGGAACAAGAATTTAA
- the hisC gene encoding histidinol-phosphate transaminase — MATAPQCREAILAIKPYVPGKPIEEVQRELGVKDVIKLASNENPLGPSPDAVQALREASERVYLYPDGNCYYLKNALAEKLGVSPENIIVGNGTDEILKMLAEAYVNPGDEIVVADPTFSEYEFAAQVMAGRAIKVPCRSFRHDLKAMAASLTPRTRLVFVCNPNNPTGTIVGQVTLDSFLKEVPPSVLVVLDEAYADYVTAEHYPDSLAYIRRGRANVIVLRTFSKIYGLAGLRVGYGVAVPEIIRNLNRVREPFNVNLLAQAAAIAALKDEAHLKKSREVNTEGKQYLYEQFTALGLQYVPTEANFIFVDIQRDSRAVFQELLKRGVIVRTGDIFGYDTYLRVTIGTRRQNERFIQDLREVLGQA; from the coding sequence GTGGCCACTGCACCTCAATGCCGGGAAGCCATCCTGGCCATTAAGCCCTACGTACCCGGTAAACCCATTGAAGAAGTCCAGCGGGAACTGGGAGTTAAGGACGTAATTAAACTGGCATCTAATGAGAATCCCCTGGGTCCCTCGCCGGATGCCGTCCAGGCTTTACGGGAGGCCAGCGAGAGGGTTTACCTGTACCCGGACGGAAACTGTTATTACCTGAAAAATGCCCTGGCGGAGAAACTGGGTGTTTCCCCGGAAAACATCATTGTGGGCAACGGAACTGATGAGATCTTAAAAATGCTGGCCGAGGCCTACGTTAACCCCGGGGATGAAATAGTCGTCGCCGACCCTACTTTCTCCGAGTATGAGTTTGCCGCCCAGGTCATGGCCGGTCGAGCTATCAAGGTGCCCTGCCGTAGTTTCCGCCATGACCTGAAGGCCATGGCCGCAAGCTTAACCCCACGGACAAGACTGGTCTTCGTATGTAACCCCAACAACCCCACGGGAACCATTGTCGGCCAGGTGACCCTGGACAGCTTTTTAAAGGAAGTACCCCCTTCCGTCCTGGTGGTTCTGGATGAAGCCTATGCCGATTATGTAACGGCCGAGCACTATCCTGATAGCCTGGCCTATATCCGCCGCGGGCGGGCCAACGTCATTGTCCTGCGCACCTTCTCGAAAATTTACGGCCTGGCGGGCCTGCGGGTGGGCTACGGTGTGGCCGTGCCGGAGATTATCAGGAACCTGAACCGGGTGCGGGAGCCCTTTAACGTTAATCTCCTGGCCCAGGCGGCGGCCATTGCCGCCCTCAAGGATGAGGCCCATCTCAAGAAGAGCCGGGAGGTAAATACTGAGGGCAAACAGTACCTCTACGAACAGTTTACAGCCCTGGGCTTGCAATATGTACCTACAGAAGCCAATTTCATCTTTGTCGACATCCAGCGGGACAGCCGCGCCGTTTTCCAGGAGCTTTTAAAAAGAGGTGTGATTGTCCGTACCGGCGATATCTTTGGCTATGATACTTACCTGCGGGTGACGATAGGTACACGGCGGCAAAATGAACGCTTTATCCAGGACCTGCGGGAAGTTTTGGGTCAGGCGTAA
- a CDS encoding IS110 family transposase, translating to MNEVQKKLLVHGEVIIVGIDVAKHNHWARIYNQIELDVVKPFKFHNSKEGYYRLVAKMEEAKEKARATKVVIGMEPTGHYWKPLAWFLQEQGYTVVIVNPYHVKRRKEEVDNSPTKNDRKDAGIIAKVVKDGNFLHCLLPKGKYAELRNLTVTRRQQRRKLNSALNQLQAILDEYFPELGQVFKNLLGKAAQWVLRNCPFPRLILAYKLEELATALKEASNHRVGMKRAQALYQTAQGSIGVTEGLTGAQHKLNACLDEIAFYQKQIEQTEAAMADILAGIDIAGNLLSIPGIGLVTVAGFLGEIGDPQNYEHWKQIQKLAGLNLSEQSSGQKNGQSKISKRGRAELRNLLYQASLTLVAKNREFKALYHYFLTRRENPLKKKQALIAIAVKLLRVMYGLARKKENYDSDKVLGDYRRAQLQQAA from the coding sequence ATGAATGAAGTGCAAAAGAAATTACTGGTCCATGGAGAAGTGATAATTGTCGGGATCGACGTAGCCAAGCACAATCACTGGGCACGGATCTATAACCAAATCGAACTGGATGTGGTCAAACCCTTCAAGTTTCATAATAGCAAAGAAGGCTATTATCGTCTAGTGGCAAAAATGGAAGAAGCCAAAGAAAAAGCCAGGGCAACAAAAGTAGTAATCGGCATGGAGCCCACCGGCCACTACTGGAAACCCTTAGCATGGTTTCTCCAGGAGCAGGGTTATACAGTAGTGATAGTCAATCCCTATCACGTCAAAAGGCGGAAAGAGGAAGTAGATAACTCCCCCACCAAGAACGACCGAAAAGACGCCGGGATAATAGCCAAAGTAGTCAAGGACGGGAATTTCCTCCACTGCCTTTTGCCCAAAGGAAAATATGCCGAACTAAGGAACCTGACCGTAACCCGGCGGCAGCAACGCCGGAAACTAAACAGCGCCTTAAACCAACTCCAGGCCATCCTGGACGAATACTTCCCCGAGCTGGGGCAAGTATTCAAAAACCTGTTAGGCAAAGCAGCCCAATGGGTCTTAAGGAACTGTCCCTTCCCCAGGTTAATATTAGCCTATAAACTCGAAGAATTAGCCACTGCATTAAAAGAAGCCAGTAACCACCGGGTAGGGATGAAAAGAGCCCAGGCCCTCTACCAGACGGCCCAGGGGTCCATAGGAGTAACCGAAGGATTAACCGGAGCCCAACACAAGCTAAACGCCTGCCTGGACGAAATAGCCTTTTACCAGAAGCAAATCGAGCAAACAGAAGCAGCCATGGCCGATATTTTGGCAGGAATAGATATCGCAGGCAATTTATTAAGCATCCCCGGTATAGGCCTGGTAACAGTAGCCGGCTTTTTAGGCGAAATAGGCGATCCCCAAAATTACGAGCACTGGAAGCAAATCCAAAAACTCGCCGGACTGAACTTAAGCGAACAAAGTTCCGGGCAGAAGAACGGGCAAAGCAAAATATCCAAACGCGGGCGAGCCGAATTAAGGAACCTGTTATACCAAGCCAGTCTAACTCTAGTAGCCAAGAACCGTGAATTTAAAGCGTTGTACCACTACTTCCTGACCAGGCGGGAAAACCCCTTAAAGAAAAAGCAGGCCTTAATAGCCATAGCCGTAAAATTGCTACGGGTGATGTACGGCCTGGCCAGGAAGAAAGAAAACTACGACTCTGACAAAGTGTTAGGCGACTATCGCCGCGCCCAATTACAGCAAGCAGCTTAA
- a CDS encoding phenylacetate--CoA ligase, translated as MYWNERYECLPEDELRELQVERLQATVKRAFFNVPFYRKAFQAIGIEPGDIKSLDDLQKLPFTTKQDLRDNYPFGMFAVPMSEVVRIHSSSGTTGKPTVVGYTRHDIDVWAELMARALVCGGTTRHDIIQNAYGYGLFTGGLGIHYGAERLGASVIPISGGNTRRQIMIMKDYGSTVLTCTPSYALHIAEVMAEMGISPEELKLRCGIFGAEPWSENMRQEIEKRLGISAVDIYGLSEVIGPGVGIECQEKNGLHIFGDHFLVEVIDPVTEKPVPPGQLGELVITSLTKEALPVIRYRTRDITSLIPGTCSCGRTYVRVARFTGRTDDMLIIRGVNVFPSQVESVLLEMGGTEPHYLLIVDRQGALDTLEVKVEVSDSLFSDKVRGLEELEKRLVNELESTLGISVKVTLVEPKTIERSEGKAVRVIDKRKI; from the coding sequence TTGTACTGGAATGAAAGATACGAGTGCCTGCCGGAGGATGAATTAAGGGAACTCCAGGTGGAGCGCCTCCAGGCGACGGTCAAAAGGGCCTTTTTTAACGTTCCCTTTTACCGTAAGGCCTTCCAGGCCATTGGAATAGAACCGGGCGATATCAAGAGCCTGGATGATCTCCAGAAATTACCTTTTACCACCAAACAGGATTTACGGGACAATTATCCCTTCGGCATGTTTGCCGTGCCCATGAGCGAAGTGGTGCGCATCCACTCCTCATCCGGTACGACAGGGAAACCGACGGTGGTCGGTTATACCCGCCATGATATTGACGTCTGGGCCGAGCTCATGGCCCGGGCCCTGGTTTGCGGCGGGACAACCCGGCACGATATTATCCAGAACGCCTATGGTTACGGCCTCTTTACCGGCGGCCTGGGGATTCATTATGGGGCGGAACGCCTGGGCGCATCTGTTATCCCTATCTCCGGTGGTAATACCAGGCGCCAGATAATGATCATGAAGGATTACGGCAGTACGGTTCTTACCTGTACTCCCTCTTATGCCCTGCATATTGCCGAGGTAATGGCCGAGATGGGTATCAGCCCGGAGGAGTTAAAACTCCGCTGCGGTATTTTTGGTGCCGAACCCTGGTCGGAAAACATGCGCCAGGAGATCGAGAAACGGTTAGGGATCAGCGCTGTTGATATTTACGGACTGAGCGAAGTTATCGGTCCCGGCGTAGGCATTGAGTGCCAGGAGAAGAACGGCCTGCACATTTTTGGCGACCACTTCCTGGTAGAAGTCATCGACCCGGTAACGGAAAAACCGGTGCCGCCGGGACAGCTGGGCGAGCTGGTCATTACGTCCCTAACTAAAGAGGCCCTGCCGGTCATCCGCTACCGGACCAGGGACATTACCAGCCTGATCCCCGGGACGTGTTCCTGCGGTCGCACCTACGTCCGGGTGGCCCGCTTCACCGGGCGGACGGATGACATGCTCATTATCCGCGGGGTCAATGTCTTTCCCTCCCAGGTGGAGAGCGTCCTGCTGGAAATGGGCGGTACCGAGCCCCATTACCTCCTCATTGTCGACCGCCAGGGAGCCCTGGACACCCTGGAGGTCAAGGTGGAGGTTTCGGACTCCCTTTTCTCCGATAAAGTCCGGGGCCTGGAGGAACTGGAAAAACGGCTGGTCAATGAGCTGGAAAGCACCCTGGGCATCAGCGTAAAAGTCACCCTGGTGGAGCCCAAAACCATTGAGCGCAGCGAGGGGAAAGCAGTCAGGGTGATTGACAAGCGGAAGATATGA
- a CDS encoding DUF2179 domain-containing protein has protein sequence MLALVGGYFLIFLARVTDVSLATLRMLLLVRGKRFYAAGIGLFEVTIYVLALKYVVDRLNDPASLIFYAMGFATGNIVGSLIEEKVALGQVTVQVITLHNPLELAETLRAAGFGVTITEGQGRDGCHPILNLNFPRRQLNTIQQMVNHWDPGAFVVVHEARTSHGGFCRYRRKGK, from the coding sequence GTGCTGGCCCTGGTAGGGGGGTATTTTTTAATTTTTTTGGCCCGGGTTACCGATGTCAGCCTGGCTACTTTAAGAATGCTCCTTTTAGTCAGGGGCAAACGCTTTTATGCTGCCGGTATCGGGCTCTTTGAAGTTACCATCTATGTACTGGCTTTAAAATATGTAGTTGACCGCTTAAACGATCCGGCAAGCCTTATTTTTTACGCCATGGGCTTTGCCACCGGAAATATTGTTGGTAGTCTCATTGAAGAAAAGGTGGCCCTGGGGCAGGTGACGGTCCAGGTAATTACCCTCCATAATCCCCTTGAACTGGCCGAAACTTTGCGGGCAGCCGGTTTCGGGGTTACCATAACTGAGGGCCAGGGCCGGGATGGGTGCCATCCCATTTTAAACCTTAATTTTCCCCGTAGACAGTTAAATACAATCCAGCAAATGGTAAATCATTGGGATCCAGGTGCCTTTGTAGTTGTCCATGAAGCAAGAACTTCTCATGGCGGTTTTTGCCGCTACCGCCGTAAAGGGAAATAA
- the murI gene encoding glutamate racemase, translating to MQPVQPVGVFDSGVGGLTVAREIARQLPAETIIYFGDTAHVPYGSRTVEELVGFADAIAGFLIATGAKAIVDACNTTSAVALPYLQKKYQVPIIGVIEPGIIEALRATQNGRIGVMATEATVASNAHREALLARCGEVQVFARACPKLVPLVEAGLVSGPEAEAAVAEYVEPLVEAGIDTLILGCTHYPFLAPVIQEVAGPGVTLIDPAAATVRELKEVLAAGGGLRGAHFSRAHSFFVSGDARAFSEVGFKLVGWPELKGARKLILE from the coding sequence GTGCAGCCCGTCCAGCCAGTGGGAGTTTTTGATTCCGGAGTCGGGGGGTTGACGGTAGCCCGGGAAATTGCCCGGCAGCTACCGGCAGAAACCATTATTTACTTTGGTGATACGGCCCACGTACCTTATGGTTCACGAACTGTAGAGGAGCTGGTAGGTTTTGCCGATGCCATTGCCGGCTTTTTAATTGCCACAGGAGCCAAGGCTATTGTTGATGCCTGCAATACTACTTCGGCTGTAGCCCTGCCTTACCTGCAAAAAAAGTATCAGGTCCCGATTATCGGGGTAATTGAACCCGGAATAATAGAAGCTCTGCGGGCCACACAAAATGGCCGCATCGGTGTCATGGCCACTGAAGCTACCGTGGCCAGCAATGCCCACCGGGAAGCCCTCCTCGCCCGCTGCGGTGAAGTCCAGGTTTTTGCCAGGGCCTGTCCCAAACTGGTACCCCTGGTGGAAGCCGGACTGGTTTCCGGTCCCGAGGCAGAGGCGGCAGTGGCGGAGTACGTGGAACCCCTGGTAGAGGCGGGAATTGATACCCTGATCCTGGGGTGTACCCACTATCCCTTCCTGGCACCTGTTATCCAGGAAGTAGCCGGCCCGGGTGTAACTCTAATCGACCCGGCGGCAGCTACAGTACGGGAGTTAAAGGAGGTGCTGGCCGCCGGTGGCGGTTTAAGGGGGGCCCACTTCTCCCGGGCCCACAGTTTTTTTGTCAGCGGGGATGCCCGGGCGTTCAGTGAGGTGGGGTTCAAACTGGTGGGCTGGCCAGAACTCAAAGGCGCCAGGAAGCTGATACTGGAATAG
- a CDS encoding ACT domain-containing protein, producing the protein MKIKQLSVFLENKSGRLAAVTRLLAGQGINIRALSIADTSDFGILRLIVNDPEQAYAVLKEAGFTVSLTEVLGVEMPDRPGGLSNILSILEEAGINIEYLYAFIGKGDNGALVIFRVEELDKAITILQDKGITIVEGEKIYRL; encoded by the coding sequence ATGAAAATCAAACAGCTCTCGGTATTCCTGGAGAACAAGTCGGGCCGGCTGGCGGCAGTAACGCGCCTGCTGGCCGGGCAGGGGATCAACATCCGCGCCCTGTCCATTGCCGACACTTCTGACTTTGGCATCTTACGCCTCATCGTCAACGATCCAGAACAGGCCTACGCCGTCCTGAAAGAAGCGGGTTTCACCGTCAGCCTCACCGAGGTCCTGGGGGTGGAGATGCCGGACAGGCCCGGGGGCTTGAGTAACATCCTGTCCATCCTGGAAGAAGCAGGCATCAACATCGAATACCTCTATGCCTTTATCGGTAAGGGCGATAACGGCGCCCTGGTGATCTTCCGCGTCGAAGAGCTAGATAAAGCTATTACGATTCTCCAGGATAAGGGAATTACTATTGTGGAGGGTGAAAAGATCTACCGCCTCTGA